The Deltaproteobacteria bacterium DNA window CAGCCGAAGTCCCTGAATCGTCGGCTTCAGCGCCCGTATTCGGGGCAGCGCCCGTCCCGCCGCTGTTCCGGGCGGCGCTTCCGGCTCCCTGCCCAGCTCCGGATGTTGACGGGTCGGGAATGGCCGGAGTTACGGCTTTCGTGAAAAGCTCCCAGGCCTTCGAGCCCATGCGGGCGAAAAGGCTTGGCTTTTTCACCGGGCCTGGCTTGGGATTGAGCGCGCGGTTGACGTCCCTGAGCGCCAAGCCGATAGTTCCCACCATGAAGATGCTGTTTACCAGAAAACCGCCCTTGCCCGCAAAAAACGTGCGGTTGACAAAATTGGGGTCGCTTCGAAGGCCCGCCTTCTCGAACTCCTTGAAAAGATCGTCGAAGACCTTGTTCAAGTGCGGATTCGAGAAAAGGTCCTTGAAAATCTCCTCCTGGGTGTAGGAAAAGCCCGCCCCGGGCCGCTGCCTGTCGAAACCCGCAGCGTGGGCGAAATCGTACTGGCGGCGCTTCACCGGGTCCATAAGAACCGCGTAGGCCTCACTCACCTGCCGGAAGCGCTCGCTTGCCCCGGGGTCGTCCGGGTTCCGGTCCGGGTGGTATTCCATCGCAAGTTTACGAAAGGCCCGCTTTATGTCGTCGTCCGAGGCGTTTTTTTCAACGCCCAGAACCTTGTAATAGCTCATCATTCCCTCCGCTGGATTGGTCGGGCGCAAGGCCCTTCTACTTTACGTTATTTCAAAGCGCCCCCCCTGTCAAAAGAAAGAAACAAGGAAAGAAACAATCCCAAATCAAAATTCTTGCACCTTGAAATTTCCTTTGCTATACAAAAGTGTTTGACGTCCACGGGGAATAATTCTTCGCGGAAAGTCAAATCAACCCCGGCCCTCTTTGGAAATATCTCAGAGAGGACATATCTCACGCAGCCGTTGGGCAGGTTCCGCCGATTCGGCGGTCGCCCGGAATAAAAACGGCTGCGGCGGAAAAAACCGAAAGGAAGAACACCATGCCGCATGTTACAATGAAGGAGCTTCTGGAAGCAGGCGTCCACTTCGGACACCAGACCAACCGCTGGAACCCCAAGATGAAGCCCTACATCTTCGGGGCCAGGAACGGCATCTACATCGTCGATCTTCAAAAAACGGTGCGCCTGTTCCGCATAGCCTACGACTTCATTTCAGACGTCGCCGCAAACGGCGGAAACGTGCTTTTCGTGGGCACCAAGAAGCAGGCCAGGGAAACCGTCTACGAAGAGGCCAACCGGGCCGAGATGTACTACGTCCACAACCGGTGGCTGGGCGGCATGATGACCAATTTCCAGACCGTGAAAAAGGGCATCGACCGCTTGAATTACTTAAACAGCATCATCGTGGACGGCTCCATCGCCCGCTTCCCCAAGAAGGAGGCCCTAAAGCTCGAAAAGGAGCGCGTGCGCCTGGATTCCAACCTTGGCGGCATAAAGAGCATGACCAAGCTCCCGGACGCTCTTTTTATAATCGATCCCAAGAACGAGGACATCGCGGTCAAGGAAGCAAGCCGCCTTGGCATCCCCATAGTGGCCGTTGTTGACACCAACTGCGATCCCGACCTCATCGACTACCCCATTCC harbors:
- a CDS encoding DnaJ domain-containing protein, with protein sequence MMSYYKVLGVEKNASDDDIKRAFRKLAMEYHPDRNPDDPGASERFRQVSEAYAVLMDPVKRRQYDFAHAAGFDRQRPGAGFSYTQEEIFKDLFSNPHLNKVFDDLFKEFEKAGLRSDPNFVNRTFFAGKGGFLVNSIFMVGTIGLALRDVNRALNPKPGPVKKPSLFARMGSKAWELFTKAVTPAIPDPSTSGAGQGAGSAARNSGGTGAAPNTGAEADDSGTSAGSNASGDSPSNGGYDQSLDVSRDLVLSREDADRGLTARITVDEAGGPEVLKVTIPAGITTGRRLRLRGKGRALGGNRGDLYLVVRVREA
- the rpsB gene encoding 30S ribosomal protein S2, which produces MPHVTMKELLEAGVHFGHQTNRWNPKMKPYIFGARNGIYIVDLQKTVRLFRIAYDFISDVAANGGNVLFVGTKKQARETVYEEANRAEMYYVHNRWLGGMMTNFQTVKKGIDRLNYLNSIIVDGSIARFPKKEALKLEKERVRLDSNLGGIKSMTKLPDALFIIDPKNEDIAVKEASRLGIPIVAVVDTNCDPDLIDYPIPGNDDAIRAIRLITGRVADACVEGRARCAERRTAETDKASDDMAAAEAAAEKGAIDDEGPVVSRKKGASRRDEDSDD